ATCAGCGTCGTCAGCGACACGCTCCAGCCCTCACCGACGGCTCCTAACCGCTGGCTGTCGGGGATCACCACATCGGTGAAATAGACCTCGTTGAACTCCTGCATGCCGTTGGCCTGCTTGATCGGGCGGACCTCGACGCCCGGGCTCTTCATGTCAAGGAAGAACATGGTGAGGCCCTTGTGCTTGGGCACGTTGGGATCGGTGCGCGCGATCAGAAGGCCATAGTTGGAGTAGTGCGCGCCCGAGGTCCAGATCTTCTGGCCGTTGACGACCCAACTATCGCCCTTCTTCTCCGCGCGGGTGCGAAGGCCCGCGACATCGGAGCCGGCCGACGGCTCGGAGAAGAGCTGGCACCAGATCTCCTCGCCCGAGGCGAGTTTTGGCAAATACCGGCGCTTGGCGTCCTCGCTGCCGAAGGCCATCACGGTCGGGCCGCACATGCCCTCCCCGATCTGGAACGGCTGCGTCAGCTTGCCGTAGACGCCTTCTTCCTGCTGCCAGATCACGCGCTCGATCGGGGTCGCGCCACGGCCGCCATACTCCTTTGGCCAGTGCAGGCAGGCCCAATTGCCTTCGAACTTCTTCTTCTGCCAGGCCTTGCCGACATCGACGATGTCGTGCTTGGCAAGCCGGATGCGGCCAAGCGAGGATTTTGACAGCTCGGCATGCAGCTCCTTCGGCGCATTGGCCTCGACCCATTTGCGCGCGGTCTCGCGGAAGGCGGCTTCCTGCGGGGTGTCGTCGAAATTCATGGCGGACCTCTAACCTCTTCCCTTGGTCGGGATCTTGTTGAACGGCACGTCCTTGTCGACCCTGATATCGCCAGGCAGGCCCAGCACCCGCTCGGCGATGATGTTGCGCATGATCTCGTCGGTGCCGCCTTCGACGCGGGTGCCTGGGGCACGCAGCAGCATGGCCTGGAAGCGGCCGGCCAGCTCGGCATCCTCGCCGCTGACCACGCCCGCCGCGCCCTGCAGATCCAGCGCATAGGTCGCGACGTCCTGGATCATCGAGCCCGCCACCAGCTTGCCGATGGAGTTTTCCGGCCCCGGCCGCTCTCCCTTCGACAGCGCGGAGATCGCGCGCATGCTGGTGTATTTCAGCCCGCTCGCCTTCACCGCCCAGTTCGCGAGCTTCGAGCGCACCGCGCGGTCCTCGATTGCCGGGCCGTCGTCGAGCATCAGGCTGGAGCAATATTCGAACAGCTCCGGGAAGCCAGTCGAGACGGCCGCGCCGATCGCGCTGCGCTCGTTCATCAGCGTGGTCAGCGAGACGTTCCAGCCATCGCCGACCTCGCCAAGGCGCTGGTGGTCGGGGATGCGGACATTGGTGAAATAGACCTCGTTGAAGTCGGACGCGCCGCTTGCCTGCTTGATCGGCCGCACCTCGACACCCGGGCTCTTCATGTCCAGGAAGAACATGGTGAGGCCCTTGTGCTTGGGCACGGTCGGATCGGTGCGGGTCAAGAGAATGCCGTAGTCGGAATAATGCGCGCCCGAGGTCCAGATCTTCTGGCCGTTGATGACCCAGTCGTCGCCGTCCTTTTCGGCGCGCGTGCGCAGGCCGGCCACGTCCGAACCGCCGGCGGGCTCGGAGAACAGCTGGCACCAGATCTTCTCGCCGGAAGCGAGCGGCGGCAGATAGGTGCGCTTATGCTCCTCGCGCGCGAACGCCATCATGGTCGGCCCGCACATGCCGTGGCCGATGATGAACATGCGGGACAGCTGGCCGAACGGCCCTTCTTCCTGCTGCCAGATCACGCGCTCGATTGGCGATGATCCGCGGCCGCCATATTCCTTCGGCCAGTGCAGGCAGGCCCAGCCGGCATCCGCCTTCTTCTTCTGCCAGGCCTTCGCGACCTCGAGAATGTTGGCGTTCTTGAGCACGGTGCGGCCAAGCGAGGATTTGCGCAGCTCGTCCTCGTATTGCCTGGGCGCGTTGGCGCCGATCCAGGCGCGGGCTAAGCTGCGGAATTCGGCTTCCTGCGGGGTGTCGTCGAAGTTCATGGTGCTTTTCTCTCTGTCATTCCGGGGCGCGCGCAGCGCGAACCCGGAATCTCGACGTTATTCATTCACCTCTGGATTCTCAGATGTGCAATTGCACATCGTAGTTCGCCGCCTTGCGGCGCCCCGGAATGACGACAACATCACGCCGCGTTCTTCTTCCGCATGCGGTCGATCAGCTGGTCTTCCCAATAGGAGAGGCTGCCCAAGCCCAACGCCATGGCGTTGGCGCGGCGGTAGTACATGTGGCAGTCGAACTCCCAGGTGAAGCCCATGCCGCCGTGAACCTGGATGTTGTTCTTGGCGCAATGCTGGAACGCCTGCGTTGCGCTGATCCGCGCGGCGGCGGCCGCTTCCGGCAGCTCGGCCGCATTGGTCGAAAGCGCCCAGGCGCCGTAATAGCTGTTGGAGCGCGCCAGCGTCGCCGAGACATACATATCGGCCAGCATGTGCTTGACCGCCTGGAACGATCCGATCTGACGGCCGAAGGCGATGCGGTCGAGCGCGTAGTCGCGGCCCATCTCCAGCGCGCGGTCGGAGCCACCGACCTGCTCGAAGGCGCACAGCACCGCGGCGCGGTCGAGCACCTGGGTCAAGATGCTCCAGCCCTCGCCGGCCGCACCGAGCGGCTCGGCCTTGCAGTCTTTGAACGTGAACTCAGCCTGCCCGCGGGTCGGATCGAGATTGGTGAGGTTTTTGACCTCGACGCCGCCGTCCCTAAGGTCGACCAGGAACAGCGAGATGTCGTTCTCGCGCCCGCTCGATCCCGTGCGCGCGGCAACCACCGCGAAGTCGGCGATCGCGCCATCGGCTACCGGCTTCTTGA
The genomic region above belongs to Bradyrhizobium arachidis and contains:
- a CDS encoding acyl-CoA dehydrogenase → MNFDDTPQEAAFRETARKWVEANAPKELHAELSKSSLGRIRLAKHDIVDVGKAWQKKKFEGNWACLHWPKEYGGRGATPIERVIWQQEEGVYGKLTQPFQIGEGMCGPTVMAFGSEDAKRRYLPKLASGEEIWCQLFSEPSAGSDVAGLRTRAEKKGDSWVVNGQKIWTSGAHYSNYGLLIARTDPNVPKHKGLTMFFLDMKSPGVEVRPIKQANGMQEFNEVYFTDVVIPDSQRLGAVGEGWSVSLTTLMNERMSIGARLATGVPEMFEFCANLMLDDGLAIDDPAVRSKLASWAAKSSGLKYTSYRTISALSKGERPGPENSIGKLVSGMMLQDIATYAMDLQGAAGVLTGNDDETVQGQFQQMLLSSPSMRIAGGTDEILRNIIAERVLGLPGDIRVDKDVPYNKIPTKGR
- a CDS encoding acyl-CoA dehydrogenase, with amino-acid sequence MNFDDTPQEAEFRSLARAWIGANAPRQYEDELRKSSLGRTVLKNANILEVAKAWQKKKADAGWACLHWPKEYGGRGSSPIERVIWQQEEGPFGQLSRMFIIGHGMCGPTMMAFAREEHKRTYLPPLASGEKIWCQLFSEPAGGSDVAGLRTRAEKDGDDWVINGQKIWTSGAHYSDYGILLTRTDPTVPKHKGLTMFFLDMKSPGVEVRPIKQASGASDFNEVYFTNVRIPDHQRLGEVGDGWNVSLTTLMNERSAIGAAVSTGFPELFEYCSSLMLDDGPAIEDRAVRSKLANWAVKASGLKYTSMRAISALSKGERPGPENSIGKLVAGSMIQDVATYALDLQGAAGVVSGEDAELAGRFQAMLLRAPGTRVEGGTDEIMRNIIAERVLGLPGDIRVDKDVPFNKIPTKGRG
- a CDS encoding acyl-CoA dehydrogenase family protein, encoding MDFDFSDDQKQLRDQARKFLAEKCSPKAVRVVLDGKAPYDKELWKGLAEMGFLGVAIPEEFGGAGAGHLELCVIAEEMGRANAPVPFSSTVYLAAEALLIAGSEAQKKKWLPAIASGEAIGTLALFEGKGNPAPKNVKLTAANGVLNGVKKPVADGAIADFAVVAARTGSSGRENDISLFLVDLRDGGVEVKNLTNLDPTRGQAEFTFKDCKAEPLGAAGEGWSILTQVLDRAAVLCAFEQVGGSDRALEMGRDYALDRIAFGRQIGSFQAVKHMLADMYVSATLARSNSYYGAWALSTNAAELPEAAAAARISATQAFQHCAKNNIQVHGGMGFTWEFDCHMYYRRANAMALGLGSLSYWEDQLIDRMRKKNAA